In Geminocystis sp. NIES-3708, a single window of DNA contains:
- the modB gene encoding molybdate ABC transporter permease subunit, which translates to MTINLSPLWISLKVSLLSTIITFVLGIIIAYQVYQYKGKWRSFIETILLIPLVLPPTIVGFLILILLGKNSIIGQILSRWNLNVIFTWYGAVIACIIIGFPLMFRATLGTFEQIDSLLLDAARIEGASEIAIFYYISLPLAFRGILAGIILSFTRMLGEFGATLMVAGNIPNKTQTIPMAIYFAVQAGEFEESWFWVIILLFFSFLTIFLFNNLSR; encoded by the coding sequence ATGACAATTAATTTATCTCCTTTGTGGATTTCTTTAAAAGTATCATTATTATCCACTATAATTACTTTTGTTTTAGGAATTATTATTGCTTATCAAGTATATCAATATAAAGGAAAATGGCGATCATTTATCGAAACAATTTTATTGATTCCCCTTGTTTTACCGCCTACCATAGTAGGATTTTTAATATTAATATTACTAGGAAAAAATAGTATAATTGGTCAAATATTATCCCGATGGAATTTAAACGTTATTTTCACATGGTATGGTGCTGTAATTGCTTGTATAATAATCGGTTTTCCCTTGATGTTTCGAGCTACTTTAGGTACATTTGAACAAATTGATTCTTTATTATTAGATGCAGCGAGAATTGAAGGTGCGTCAGAAATTGCCATATTTTATTATATTAGTTTACCCTTGGCTTTTCGAGGTATTTTGGCGGGAATAATCTTATCTTTTACCCGTATGTTAGGAGAATTTGGAGCAACTTTAATGGTAGCTGGAAATATCCCGAATAAAACTCAAACAATTCCGATGGCTATTTATTTTGCAGTACAAGCAGGAGAATTTGAAGAAAGTTGGTTTTGGGTTATAATTCTTTTATTCTTTTCTTTTTTAACTATTTTTCTTTTCAATAATTTATCACGATAA
- a CDS encoding ABC transporter ATP-binding protein, which yields MFIQVNNLHKNFDTKNGKLSVLKDINMIIEEGEFICAVGASGSGKSTLLRQIAGLDKPCFGEVKVDGKTITAPGPDRGMVFQHYTLYPWLTVQENTEFGLKLQGLNKKERKEKASYYLSVVGLTNFAKSLPKELSGGMKQRVAIARSLTSEPKVLLMDEPFGALDIHTKESMHEFILDLWKRTKLTIFMITHDVEEAVFLSNRIYALGSRPGTVRKEMTISLPERTAHVKRHSQFHDYRDELMELMRLHGKEALTMVA from the coding sequence ATGTTTATACAAGTTAATAATTTACACAAAAATTTTGATACTAAAAATGGAAAATTATCAGTTCTCAAAGATATTAATATGATCATTGAGGAAGGTGAATTTATTTGTGCTGTAGGTGCTTCTGGTTCAGGTAAATCTACTTTATTACGTCAAATTGCAGGGTTAGATAAGCCTTGTTTTGGAGAAGTAAAAGTTGATGGTAAAACTATCACTGCACCTGGTCCAGATCGAGGAATGGTTTTTCAACATTACACTCTTTATCCTTGGTTAACAGTACAAGAAAATACTGAATTTGGTTTGAAATTACAAGGATTAAATAAAAAAGAGAGAAAGGAAAAAGCTAGTTATTATCTAAGTGTTGTTGGCTTAACTAATTTTGCCAAATCTTTACCTAAAGAATTATCTGGCGGTATGAAACAACGAGTTGCCATAGCCCGTTCTTTAACCTCAGAACCTAAAGTATTACTTATGGATGAACCTTTTGGCGCATTAGATATTCACACTAAAGAATCCATGCACGAATTTATCTTAGATTTATGGAAACGTACTAAATTAACTATCTTTATGATCACCCATGATGTAGAAGAAGCGGTGTTTTTATCTAACCGTATTTATGCTTTAGGTTCTCGTCCGGGTACAGTCAGAAAAGAGATGACTATTAGCTTACCAGAAAGAACCGCTCATGTCAAACGTCATAGTCAATTTCATGACTATCGTGATGAATTAATGGAATTAATGCGATTGCACGGAAAAGAAGCCTTAACTATGGTGGCTTGA
- a CDS encoding MHYT domain-containing protein: protein MNVTYNIPLVILSAIVAVAAGYFTIEMSREITLNKGLERWTWLIISAVTMGMGIWGMHFIAMTAFSIEPKITYDFVIVLISLVAAVAGCLQGLYIITQPLINKKILIAGSITMGSAIAGMHYIGMAAMRVSANISYDPLIFALSVLIAIVVSFAAIIIVIGLRTAKKDQTYTWKTILASLIMGGAVLSMHYTGMAAARFKINYGMIIEQTNMLDSGVIGFSIALAVLGMFAIVYVVLLNANWNRST from the coding sequence ATGAATGTTACTTATAATATTCCTTTAGTCATACTTTCAGCAATTGTGGCTGTGGCGGCGGGTTACTTCACCATTGAAATGTCAAGAGAAATCACTTTAAATAAGGGTTTAGAGCGTTGGACATGGTTAATTATTAGTGCGGTAACTATGGGCATGGGTATTTGGGGAATGCACTTTATTGCCATGACTGCTTTTTCCATCGAGCCTAAAATTACTTATGATTTTGTGATCGTCTTAATTTCTTTAGTTGCCGCCGTTGCGGGATGTCTTCAAGGTTTATATATTATTACTCAACCTTTGATTAATAAGAAAATTCTGATTGCTGGATCTATTACTATGGGTTCAGCCATTGCAGGAATGCACTATATTGGTATGGCAGCTATGAGAGTATCGGCTAATATTAGTTATGATCCCCTAATTTTCGCTTTATCCGTATTAATTGCCATCGTCGTTTCTTTTGCGGCAATCATCATTGTAATAGGATTACGCACAGCCAAAAAAGATCAAACTTATACTTGGAAAACAATTCTTGCTTCTTTGATTATGGGGGGTGCAGTTTTATCAATGCACTATACTGGGATGGCTGCCGCCCGATTTAAGATTAACTACGGTATGATTATCGAACAAACTAATATGTTGGATAGTGGAGTGATTGGTTTTTCTATCGCTTTAGCTGTGTTAGGAATGTTTGCGATCGTCTATGTTGTATTACTTAATGCAAACTGGAATCGTTCTACTTAA
- a CDS encoding cupin domain-containing protein, whose product MNRRIFALEDYTCSNDQNATVTEITQTENSSIAVWLVKPGQIVPSHYHPHGQDSWIMIKGTLTYYLGDGQSQSLNAGEIALAQKNQIHGAINKSNEDAVFVSIYSAPNIGYEKALLTDDENY is encoded by the coding sequence ATGAATAGAAGAATTTTTGCTTTAGAAGACTATACTTGTTCCAATGACCAAAATGCTACGGTGACAGAGATTACTCAGACTGAAAATTCTAGTATTGCCGTATGGTTAGTAAAACCCGGACAAATTGTTCCATCTCATTATCACCCCCACGGGCAAGATAGTTGGATAATGATCAAAGGTACTTTAACCTATTATTTAGGTGATGGTCAAAGTCAAAGTTTAAATGCTGGTGAAATTGCTTTAGCTCAAAAAAATCAGATTCATGGGGCGATAAATAAAAGTAACGAAGATGCTGTGTTTGTCTCTATTTATTCTGCACCAAACATCGGCTATGAAAAAGCATTATTAACAGATGATGAAAACTATTGA
- a CDS encoding DUF2808 domain-containing protein: MNLRLIATSLSALAISTTFLPIITPQAQAQMTMSFTAPFVSNSGIVGASGDTHFITLAVTGFSLESATISLPMDMGRSITAKAVDRDGREIASTIALTPGNVTINFAQPVKPDNYVTIRLSGVDMSRMGGRVLYRVSAKLQEIGEEIPIGSAMVRLKDQT, translated from the coding sequence ATGAACCTTCGTTTAATCGCAACTTCTCTTTCTGCTTTAGCTATTTCCACTACTTTTCTCCCCATAATCACTCCCCAAGCACAAGCGCAAATGACCATGAGTTTTACTGCGCCTTTTGTTTCTAACTCAGGTATTGTAGGAGCTTCAGGAGATACGCATTTTATTACTTTAGCGGTAACGGGATTTTCTTTAGAATCAGCTACAATTTCTTTACCAATGGATATGGGGCGTTCAATTACAGCAAAGGCGGTAGATAGAGATGGTAGAGAGATTGCCAGTACCATTGCATTAACTCCGGGTAATGTAACAATTAATTTTGCTCAACCTGTAAAACCAGATAATTATGTTACCATTAGGCTTTCAGGAGTTGATATGTCGAGAATGGGCGGTCGTGTCCTTTATCGTGTAAGTGCTAAGTTACAAGAAATAGGAGAGGAAATCCCCATTGGTTCGGCAATGGTAAGATTAAAGGATCAAACTTAA
- the modA gene encoding molybdate ABC transporter substrate-binding protein, translating to MLRKSLLKGLFIFSLVLLGIISFPSITRGNNNPKILVGAAASLQLALQEFSKKYPQNVDYNFASSGILQQQIEQGAPIDVFISAASKQMDALEKKNLLLPNTRKNLLLNQIALITPKKNPLSLSLANFSQLAQPKIKFIAIGEPRSVPAGQYAIEVFKNLRILASLESKFVFGNNVRETLTHVETGNADAGIIYLTDAKSSDKVKIIAIADKKLHTPIVYPIAVIKNSKYKEVSKKYLKSLQSETARKIFQKYGFGIAK from the coding sequence ATGTTAAGAAAATCTTTGTTAAAAGGACTATTTATTTTTTCTTTAGTATTATTAGGAATAATCTCTTTTCCTTCTATAACAAGAGGAAATAATAATCCAAAGATTTTAGTAGGTGCGGCGGCTAGTCTTCAACTAGCTTTACAAGAATTTAGTAAAAAATATCCCCAAAATGTTGATTATAATTTTGCTTCATCTGGTATTTTACAACAACAAATTGAACAAGGTGCACCCATTGATGTGTTTATTTCTGCCGCTTCTAAACAAATGGATGCTTTAGAAAAAAAGAATTTATTATTACCGAATACTAGAAAAAATTTATTACTTAATCAAATTGCTTTAATTACTCCTAAAAAAAACCCTTTATCTTTATCTTTAGCTAATTTTTCTCAACTAGCACAACCGAAAATAAAATTCATTGCCATTGGCGAGCCACGAAGTGTACCAGCAGGACAATACGCAATAGAAGTATTTAAAAATTTAAGAATTTTAGCCTCCTTAGAATCTAAATTTGTGTTTGGAAATAATGTCAGAGAAACTTTAACTCATGTAGAAACTGGTAATGCTGATGCTGGAATTATCTATTTAACTGATGCTAAAAGTTCTGATAAAGTAAAAATAATTGCCATCGCAGATAAAAAGTTACACACCCCCATTGTTTATCCTATAGCAGTTATTAAAAATAGTAAATATAAAGAAGTATCAAAAAAATATTTAAAATCTTTACAAAGTGAAACTGCTAGAAAAATTTTTCAAAAATATGGATTTGGCATAGCTAAATGA
- a CDS encoding LysR family transcriptional regulator has translation MDRLACMQSFVRAVELNSFSAVAREQQTTQPTISKQIVALEKYLGIQLLIRSTTNLSLTEEGKIYYQYCQQILETVAEAEANLRGKEEAKGTLRIGCSVLFGQMQILPRLNTFIKYYPDLKINLVMADHFVNMVEQGLDVLIRIGDHQDNSLISHPIGTTYRITVATKDYFDQAGKPQTPEDLVNHHCIIYSNLATGNEWHFQGKDGLIKVQVAGYFQTDSSIAIRSAILSGLGIAVAPVWMFGDKIYENDLQIVLQDYPPTSFPINAVYRRSRFYPAKISCFINFLKSEFKLDPWV, from the coding sequence ATGGATCGACTTGCTTGTATGCAGAGTTTTGTTAGAGCCGTTGAATTAAATAGTTTTTCTGCCGTAGCACGAGAACAACAGACGACGCAACCAACTATTAGTAAACAAATTGTTGCACTAGAAAAATATTTAGGTATACAGTTACTAATTCGTTCTACTACGAATTTATCTTTAACGGAAGAGGGCAAAATATATTATCAATACTGTCAGCAAATTTTGGAAACCGTTGCCGAAGCTGAAGCTAATCTGAGGGGAAAAGAAGAAGCTAAAGGTACTTTACGAATAGGTTGTTCTGTTCTTTTTGGACAAATGCAGATTTTACCCAGATTAAATACTTTTATCAAATATTATCCTGATCTCAAAATCAATTTGGTGATGGCAGATCATTTTGTGAATATGGTGGAACAAGGTTTAGATGTTTTAATCCGTATTGGCGATCACCAAGATAATTCTCTGATTAGTCACCCTATTGGTACTACTTATCGAATAACGGTAGCAACAAAAGACTATTTTGATCAAGCTGGTAAACCACAAACTCCTGAAGATTTAGTTAATCATCACTGTATTATTTATAGTAATCTAGCAACAGGAAATGAGTGGCATTTTCAAGGAAAAGACGGATTAATTAAAGTACAAGTTGCAGGATATTTTCAAACTGATAGTTCTATAGCTATTCGATCAGCAATTTTATCAGGTTTAGGTATTGCCGTTGCACCGGTATGGATGTTTGGTGATAAAATTTATGAAAATGATCTTCAAATTGTGTTACAAGATTATCCCCCTACATCATTTCCTATTAATGCCGTTTATCGTCGTAGTCGTTTTTATCCTGCTAAAATCAGTTGTTTTATTAATTTTTTAAAGTCAGAATTTAAACTTGATCCTTGGGTTTAA
- a CDS encoding cytosine deaminase, translating to MINHSNYWLKNAHIPSCLIVNNQFISDTRENLCLCDIQIEKGKIIKIIKASNNTIGIDLQKGIVLPCFVDIHTHLDKGHIFERSPNLQSDFKTALETVKKDAIFWDEEDLYKRMEFGLKCSYAHGTIAIRTHLDCHENQADITLKVWQKLQKAWQNKITLQAVSLVSLDYFLTENGVKLADKMAEIGEILGGVAYTNPELEIQLEKVFQLAKERNLDLDFHADENGEIDSICLQKIAEIAIKTNFSGNILCGHCCSLSVQPKEVVQKTINLIKEANINIVSLPMCNLYLQDRKENITPFWRGITKVKELKKAGIKVAFASDNCRDPFFGFGDHDLLEVFNQSVRIAHLDTPYSDWITSVTKIPADLMRLPQLGRIGVNYSANLVVFKARYFSELLSRNQNDSLIIRDGKIIKNELPNYQELD from the coding sequence ATGATAAATCATAGTAATTACTGGCTTAAAAATGCTCATATTCCTTCTTGTTTGATAGTCAATAATCAATTTATTTCTGATACAAGAGAAAATTTATGTTTATGTGATATACAAATTGAAAAAGGAAAAATAATCAAAATTATCAAGGCTTCTAATAATACCATTGGTATTGATTTACAAAAAGGAATTGTTTTGCCTTGTTTTGTTGATATACATACCCATCTTGATAAAGGACATATTTTTGAGCGATCACCAAACTTACAAAGTGACTTCAAAACAGCCTTAGAAACAGTAAAAAAAGATGCTATTTTCTGGGATGAAGAAGACTTATATAAGCGCATGGAATTTGGTTTAAAATGTAGTTATGCTCATGGTACGATCGCTATTAGAACACATTTAGATTGTCATGAAAATCAAGCCGATATTACTCTAAAAGTTTGGCAAAAATTACAAAAAGCATGGCAAAATAAAATTACTTTACAAGCCGTTTCTTTAGTTAGTTTAGATTATTTTTTAACAGAAAATGGTGTAAAATTAGCAGATAAAATGGCAGAAATTGGTGAAATTTTAGGAGGAGTTGCTTATACAAATCCAGAATTAGAAATTCAGTTAGAGAAAGTTTTTCAACTAGCAAAAGAGAGAAATTTAGATTTAGATTTTCATGCAGATGAAAACGGAGAAATTGACTCAATTTGTCTGCAAAAAATTGCTGAAATAGCGATTAAAACTAATTTTAGTGGTAATATTCTTTGTGGACATTGTTGTAGTTTGTCGGTGCAACCAAAAGAAGTAGTACAAAAAACAATTAACTTAATAAAAGAAGCAAATATTAATATTGTTAGTTTGCCGATGTGTAATTTATACTTGCAAGATAGAAAAGAAAATATAACTCCTTTTTGGCGAGGAATAACTAAAGTTAAAGAGTTAAAAAAAGCAGGAATAAAAGTTGCTTTTGCTAGTGATAATTGTCGTGATCCTTTTTTCGGTTTCGGTGATCATGATTTGTTAGAAGTGTTTAATCAGTCCGTAAGAATTGCTCACTTAGACACTCCTTATAGCGACTGGATTACCTCTGTTACGAAAATTCCTGCTGATTTAATGCGATTACCACAGTTAGGGCGAATAGGGGTAAATTATTCTGCTAATTTAGTAGTTTTTAAAGCTCGTTATTTTAGTGAATTATTATCTCGAAATCAAAATGATAGTCTTATCATTAGAGATGGTAAAATAATAAAAAATGAGTTACCTAACTATCAAGAATTAGATTAA
- a CDS encoding DMT family transporter, with product MMKTIDNVQKNLSRVSTKIYLIIAVLIFGASNSVTTKLIDIGKSHLIDGQNPISPCNVLFVGNLCALGLMFLIFRQDWKFTTLKVLTCQDWISLTVTGILSGAIAPWLIFTALEKTNVTNIVLIGRIEPILNLILGVWLLSSRVNFWTMTGSIVSFFGVVITALFASSGQMISMGGFQIGIGEIFVAIAAIISSISTIMGKLQLRSIPLGIFMIYRNILGTVIFFLLANFLYGLDHFNHVLSPFLWQWMLIYAGIIVVFGQFCWLAGLKNATSTQINLASLFNPMVAIFMAYLILGEIPTMAQYLGGSLLLIGIILSFLGNLPQ from the coding sequence ATGATGAAAACTATTGATAATGTACAAAAAAATTTAAGTCGAGTTTCTACTAAAATATATCTTATTATTGCGGTTTTAATTTTTGGGGCTTCTAACTCCGTTACCACTAAACTTATTGACATTGGTAAATCTCACTTAATTGATGGTCAAAATCCCATTTCACCCTGTAATGTTTTATTTGTGGGTAATCTTTGTGCTTTAGGATTAATGTTCCTGATTTTTCGTCAAGATTGGAAATTTACTACTCTTAAAGTTTTAACTTGTCAAGATTGGATTAGTTTAACCGTTACAGGTATTTTATCAGGGGCGATCGCACCTTGGTTAATTTTCACTGCTCTTGAGAAAACCAATGTAACTAATATTGTTTTAATTGGACGTATAGAACCTATTTTAAACCTAATTTTGGGTGTTTGGTTGTTAAGTTCACGGGTTAATTTTTGGACAATGACAGGCTCTATTGTATCCTTTTTTGGTGTGGTTATAACTGCTTTATTCGCAAGTTCTGGACAGATGATCTCTATGGGCGGATTTCAAATCGGAATTGGCGAAATTTTTGTGGCGATTGCCGCTATTATCTCCTCGATTTCCACCATTATGGGTAAGTTACAATTGAGATCTATTCCTTTAGGAATTTTTATGATTTATCGTAATATACTAGGGACAGTAATTTTTTTTCTCTTAGCCAATTTTCTTTATGGATTAGATCATTTTAATCATGTCTTATCTCCTTTTCTTTGGCAATGGATGTTAATATATGCAGGAATTATTGTTGTATTTGGTCAATTTTGTTGGTTAGCAGGTTTAAAGAATGCCACTTCAACGCAAATTAACTTAGCTAGTTTATTTAATCCTATGGTTGCTATTTTTATGGCTTATTTGATTTTAGGAGAAATTCCTACTATGGCTCAATATTTGGGAGGAAGTTTATTGCTAATAGGAATTATCCTTAGTTTTTTAGGTAATTTACCTCAATAA